In Poseidonibacter antarcticus, one DNA window encodes the following:
- a CDS encoding 7TMR-DISMED2 domain-containing protein has translation MKVLFLSLFSFLFAEIKLDKNRSRKNILIDSYIYIDSSRKIDIKDIKENRINFSRNYKEYLEFGYSPNFNVWIKFDIFNNTEKKQKKIIEYANPLTTNIEFYNLKKNIIMELLLSHFMEYLMII, from the coding sequence TTGAAAGTATTATTTTTATCTTTATTTAGTTTTCTTTTTGCTGAAATAAAATTAGATAAAAATAGAAGTAGAAAAAATATACTAATTGATTCATATATCTATATTGATAGTAGTAGAAAAATTGATATAAAAGATATTAAAGAAAATAGAATAAACTTCTCAAGAAATTATAAAGAATATTTAGAATTTGGATACTCTCCTAATTTTAATGTATGGATAAAATTTGATATTTTTAACAATACTGAAAAAAAACAAAAAAAAATCATTGAATATGCTAATCCTTTAACTACAAATATAGAATTCTATAATTTAAAAAAGAATATAATTATGGAACTATTGCTATCACATTTCATGGAATACTTGATGATAATTTAA
- a CDS encoding class I SAM-dependent methyltransferase, producing MKEKDFFNKKSQVYENDVKRVDNVKNIALGIKKAINLNSNHVFLDFGSGTGLLTEYISKDIKKIIANDISKTMNQKLEEKIKEKKFICDVEIVSKNIIFEEISVEPLDGIISSMTIHHVKDVKSLMGKFLKMLKAGGIIALSDLELEDGSFHTEDTGVYHFGFDKEYFFNLAKSIGFVDLKIETVSVAEKPYGKYPIFLLTGVKPS from the coding sequence ATGAAAGAAAAAGATTTTTTTAATAAGAAATCACAAGTTTATGAGAATGATGTTAAAAGAGTAGACAATGTAAAAAATATAGCTTTAGGAATAAAGAAAGCAATTAATTTAAATTCAAATCATGTTTTTTTAGATTTTGGTTCTGGTACAGGTTTATTAACTGAATATATTTCAAAAGATATAAAAAAAATTATTGCAAATGATATTTCAAAGACAATGAATCAAAAGCTAGAAGAAAAAATCAAGGAAAAAAAATTCATATGTGATGTAGAAATTGTATCAAAGAATATAATATTTGAAGAAATATCAGTAGAACCTTTAGATGGAATAATTTCTTCAATGACAATACATCATGTTAAAGATGTAAAATCTCTAATGGGAAAATTTTTAAAAATGTTAAAAGCTGGAGGAATTATTGCACTTTCTGACTTAGAACTGGAGGATGGAAGTTTTCATACAGAAGATACAGGAGTTTATCATTTTGGTTTTGATAAAGAGTATTTCTTTAATCTTGCAAAAAGTATTGGTTTTGTAGATTTAAAAATTGAAACAGTAAGTGTTGCAGAAAAACCTTATGGAAAATATCCTATATTTTTACTAACTGGTGTAAAGCCTTCTTAA